The following are encoded together in the Anopheles nili chromosome 3, idAnoNiliSN_F5_01, whole genome shotgun sequence genome:
- the LOC128726751 gene encoding vitelline membrane protein 15a-1-like yields MQSFTVVAILLCVCALGCSAQYGGYAPHPKPAAYHHAPAAPAMHHGHHGYGKGGHVPCGANLLVSCAPHVAHVPCVPAHGGHHQQHYGGHHQPQHHGGYRAFEQGESESEQ; encoded by the coding sequence ATGCAGTCCTTCACCGTTGTAGCCATcctgttgtgcgtgtgtgcgctcgGCTGTTCCGCGCAGTACGGCGGATACGCACCTCATCCCAAACCGGCCGCGTACCATCACGCTCCGGCTGCACCGGCCATGCACCATGGTCATCATGGCTACGGCAAGGGTGGTCACGTGCCGTGCGGTGCTAACCTGCTCGTGTCCTGCGCGCCCCATGTCGCGCACGTGCCATGTGTGCCAGCCCACGGAGgacaccatcagcagcactaCGGAGGACACCATCAGCCTCAGCACCACGGAGGATACCGTGCGTTCGAGCAGGGTGAATCGGAATCCGAACAGTGA